Proteins encoded together in one Salarchaeum sp. JOR-1 window:
- the argC gene encoding N-acetyl-gamma-glutamyl-phosphate reductase — MKVGVVGASGFTGGELCRLVSGHPEFDLVTATSREYANKTVGSVHPNLRGLDLRFSHPDDLDDLDVLFVAAPHGVTMEHVEEYRDIADLVVDLSADFRLDSEAQYDEWYDGHSAPDHISDGVYALPELHREELAGADLIASGGCNATATILGLKPLADAGMLDDADITVDVKVGSSEGGAGGGAASSHPERSGVVRPYAPTGHRHEAEIEQELGVQVGFTAHAVDMTRGAAATCHVYPEAVPGTGDLWRAFRDAYEDEPFVRLVAGSGGVYRYPEPKAVAGTNYADVGFELDERNGRVVVFSAIDNMMKGSAGQAVHAANVALGIDEQAGLAFDGLHPVGAP, encoded by the coding sequence ATGAAGGTCGGCGTCGTCGGCGCGTCCGGGTTCACGGGCGGCGAGCTCTGCCGGCTCGTCAGCGGCCATCCCGAGTTCGACCTCGTGACGGCGACGAGCCGCGAGTACGCGAACAAGACGGTGGGGAGCGTCCACCCGAACCTGCGCGGGCTCGACCTGCGGTTCTCGCACCCGGACGACCTCGACGACCTCGACGTGCTGTTCGTCGCCGCGCCGCACGGCGTGACGATGGAGCACGTCGAGGAATACAGAGACATCGCCGACCTCGTGGTCGACCTCTCCGCGGACTTCCGGCTCGATTCGGAAGCACAGTACGACGAGTGGTACGACGGCCACAGCGCGCCCGACCACATCTCTGACGGCGTGTACGCGCTCCCGGAACTCCACCGCGAGGAGCTGGCGGGCGCGGACCTGATCGCGTCCGGCGGCTGTAACGCGACCGCGACGATTCTCGGACTGAAACCGCTCGCGGACGCCGGCATGCTCGACGACGCCGATATCACTGTGGACGTGAAGGTCGGGTCGTCGGAGGGCGGCGCGGGCGGCGGCGCGGCGTCCTCGCACCCCGAGCGCTCGGGCGTCGTCCGGCCGTACGCGCCGACCGGCCACCGCCACGAGGCCGAAATCGAACAGGAGCTCGGCGTCCAGGTCGGGTTCACCGCGCACGCGGTGGACATGACCCGCGGCGCGGCCGCGACCTGCCACGTCTATCCCGAGGCGGTTCCGGGAACGGGCGACCTCTGGCGGGCGTTCCGGGACGCGTACGAGGACGAGCCGTTCGTCCGGCTGGTCGCCGGGAGCGGCGGCGTCTACCGCTATCCAGAACCGAAGGCCGTGGCGGGAACGAACTACGCCGACGTCGGGTTCGAGCTCGACGAGCGCAACGGCCGCGTCGTGGTGTTCTCCGCCATCGACAACATGATGAAGGGATCCGCCGGCCAGGCCGTCCACGCGGCGAACGTCGCGCTCGGCATCGACGAGCAAGCCGGCCTGGCGTTCGACGGACTCCACCCGGTGGGTGCTCCATAG
- a CDS encoding ATP-dependent DNA helicase, producing MASSNADYLRFFPKPSPYDNQSEAMARIRESLEDGRNVLFEGACGTGKTLASLAPALSYARETDKTVVITTNVHQQMRQFVREAREIHAEEPIRGIVFKGKGEMCHIDVGYEECQVLRDNTHEVVDAERDREQLAERQQELLDAANDGESGAADARQAVMDELESVEAELEDLREKNTCEHYYENLTADTDDFYAWLYDDVRTPEDIYEYAAMEGLCGYELLKDGIEGVDLAVCNYHHLLDPGIRAQFFRWLGRDPEDVVVVFDEAHNVEGAARDHASETLTENTLTEAVSELEESDDARADAALNVVEAFRDALVETYEASFGYGDAERVGENWEDVPVANEDKRDDLTLAFLDHYEGRGISQDVDDAFALGEHLDEQYEDAYRNGDATTREDCQTLQCARFVDAYLTKGTDLGQYPTVSVRRDSGTETVYGRAELYTCIPRDVTTELFEDVHASVLMSATLRPFDVTADVLGLDDPETMAYGLQFPEERRRTFAVDTEPLFSSNREDPAVQREYADALREFVEFSAGNTLLFFPSYSEAERYHDLLADADAARYLDEPGVSAAALREEFVADDGAVLFTSLWGTLAEGVSFDGDDARSVGVVGVPYPHLDERAQAVQDAYGEAFKDTGRKRRGEDPGWRYAVEIPTVRKTRQALGRVIRSPDDFGVRALFDRRYTKESRTAMRKYSVNNAFPPEERSELIDIAPEKLKFATLNFFGDMDAWDGSPPRP from the coding sequence GTGGCTTCGAGCAACGCGGACTACCTCCGGTTCTTCCCGAAACCGTCGCCGTACGACAATCAGTCGGAGGCGATGGCGCGGATTCGGGAGTCGCTGGAGGACGGCCGGAACGTCCTCTTCGAGGGGGCGTGCGGGACGGGGAAGACGCTGGCGTCGCTCGCGCCGGCGCTGTCGTACGCGCGGGAGACGGACAAGACGGTGGTGATCACGACGAACGTCCACCAGCAGATGCGGCAGTTCGTCCGGGAGGCCCGGGAGATTCACGCGGAGGAGCCCATCCGCGGTATCGTGTTCAAGGGGAAGGGCGAGATGTGCCACATCGACGTGGGGTACGAGGAGTGTCAGGTGCTCCGGGACAACACCCACGAGGTCGTGGACGCAGAACGCGACCGGGAGCAGCTCGCGGAACGCCAGCAGGAGTTACTGGACGCGGCGAACGACGGCGAGTCGGGGGCGGCGGACGCCCGACAGGCCGTGATGGACGAACTCGAATCCGTCGAGGCGGAACTCGAAGACCTCCGGGAGAAGAACACCTGCGAGCACTACTACGAGAACCTCACCGCCGACACGGACGACTTCTACGCGTGGCTGTACGACGACGTGCGGACGCCCGAGGACATCTACGAGTACGCGGCGATGGAGGGGCTCTGTGGGTACGAGCTCCTCAAGGACGGCATCGAGGGCGTGGATCTCGCGGTGTGTAACTACCACCACCTGCTCGACCCCGGAATCCGCGCGCAGTTCTTCCGGTGGCTCGGCCGCGACCCCGAGGACGTGGTGGTGGTGTTCGACGAGGCGCACAACGTCGAGGGCGCGGCGCGCGACCACGCCTCCGAGACGCTCACGGAGAACACGCTCACCGAGGCCGTCTCCGAACTCGAGGAGTCCGACGACGCGCGGGCGGACGCGGCGCTGAACGTCGTGGAGGCGTTCCGGGACGCGCTCGTCGAGACGTACGAGGCCTCCTTCGGGTACGGGGACGCAGAGCGCGTCGGGGAGAACTGGGAGGACGTGCCGGTCGCGAACGAGGACAAGCGCGACGACCTCACGCTCGCGTTCCTCGACCACTACGAGGGCCGCGGCATCAGTCAGGACGTGGACGACGCGTTCGCGCTCGGCGAACACTTAGACGAGCAGTACGAGGACGCGTACCGGAACGGGGACGCGACGACGCGCGAGGACTGTCAGACCCTCCAGTGCGCGCGGTTCGTGGACGCCTACCTCACGAAGGGGACGGATCTCGGCCAGTACCCCACCGTGTCGGTGCGGCGGGACTCGGGGACGGAAACCGTCTACGGCCGCGCGGAGCTCTACACGTGCATTCCGCGGGACGTGACCACCGAACTGTTCGAGGACGTGCACGCGAGCGTGCTGATGAGCGCGACGCTCCGGCCGTTCGACGTGACCGCGGACGTGCTGGGACTCGACGACCCGGAGACGATGGCGTACGGCCTCCAGTTCCCCGAAGAGCGGAGACGGACGTTCGCCGTGGACACGGAGCCGCTGTTTTCGAGTAACCGCGAAGACCCCGCCGTCCAGCGGGAGTACGCGGACGCGCTCCGGGAGTTCGTGGAGTTCTCGGCGGGGAACACGCTCCTGTTCTTCCCGAGCTATTCGGAGGCGGAGCGCTACCACGACCTGCTCGCTGACGCGGACGCCGCGCGCTACCTGGACGAACCGGGCGTGAGCGCGGCGGCGTTGCGCGAGGAGTTCGTCGCTGACGACGGCGCGGTGCTGTTCACGAGCCTCTGGGGGACGCTCGCGGAGGGCGTGTCGTTCGACGGCGACGACGCGCGCTCCGTGGGCGTGGTCGGCGTGCCCTATCCCCACTTGGACGAGCGCGCGCAGGCGGTGCAGGACGCGTACGGCGAGGCGTTCAAGGACACGGGCCGAAAGCGCCGCGGCGAGGATCCCGGCTGGCGGTACGCCGTGGAGATCCCGACGGTGCGAAAGACCCGGCAGGCGCTCGGGCGCGTGATTCGGTCGCCCGACGACTTCGGGGTGCGCGCGCTCTTCGACCGCCGGTACACGAAGGAGTCCAGAACCGCGATGCGGAAGTACAGCGTGAACAACGCGTTCCCGCCGGAGGAACGCTCGGAACTCATCGACATCGCGCCCGAGAAGCTGAAGTTCGCGACCCTGAACTTCTTCGGCGACATGGACGCCTGGGACGGCAGTCCGCCGCGACCCTAG
- a CDS encoding [LysW]-lysine hydrolase, whose product MTRSLLRDLVATPSVSGDEAAAADVLVEFFEEHGREAWTDAVGNVRAPADDSVLLTSHVDTVPGDIEVRVEDDTLYGRGSVDAKGSLAAMATAAVETGASFVGVVGEERDSRGARHLVANREEPDAVVNGEPSGWDAVTLGYRGLLPARYEVETPTAHGSLPEANAIDHATAWWESVRAAFDEASETVFETVTPTPLDLNGGTSGDGLSVDATLTASFRLPPETGAADVKETLADLTEHGSVSYDQHYQPVMVSPRTPVAGALRAAIREEGGSPGHVRKTGTSDMNVYAAAWDCPMATYGPGDSELDHTPNEHISLAEYDRSVRVLSATADRLCTS is encoded by the coding sequence ATGACCCGGAGCCTGCTCCGCGACCTCGTGGCGACGCCGTCGGTCTCGGGCGACGAGGCCGCGGCGGCCGACGTGCTCGTCGAGTTCTTCGAGGAGCACGGCCGGGAGGCGTGGACGGACGCGGTCGGGAACGTCCGCGCGCCCGCCGACGACTCCGTGCTCCTCACGTCCCACGTGGACACCGTCCCGGGCGACATCGAGGTGCGCGTGGAGGACGACACGCTCTACGGCCGGGGGAGCGTGGACGCGAAGGGATCGCTCGCGGCGATGGCGACCGCCGCCGTCGAGACCGGCGCGTCGTTCGTCGGCGTCGTCGGCGAGGAACGGGACTCCCGGGGCGCGCGCCACCTCGTCGCGAACCGCGAGGAACCGGACGCCGTGGTGAACGGCGAACCCTCGGGCTGGGACGCGGTGACGCTCGGCTACCGGGGGCTCCTGCCGGCGCGCTACGAGGTGGAGACGCCGACCGCGCACGGGTCGCTCCCGGAGGCGAACGCCATCGACCACGCGACCGCGTGGTGGGAGTCGGTGCGGGCGGCGTTCGACGAGGCGTCGGAGACCGTGTTCGAGACCGTGACGCCGACGCCGCTCGACCTGAACGGCGGGACGAGCGGGGACGGCCTGAGCGTCGACGCGACCCTCACCGCCTCGTTCCGCCTGCCGCCCGAGACCGGCGCGGCGGACGTGAAGGAGACGCTCGCCGACCTCACCGAGCACGGGAGCGTCTCCTACGACCAGCACTACCAGCCGGTGATGGTGTCGCCGCGGACGCCGGTCGCGGGCGCGCTCCGCGCCGCCATCCGCGAGGAGGGCGGGAGTCCGGGGCACGTCCGCAAGACGGGAACGAGCGATATGAACGTGTACGCCGCGGCCTGGGACTGCCCGATGGCGACCTACGGCCCCGGCGACTCCGAGCTGGATCACACGCCGAACGAACACATCAGTCTCGCCGAGTACGACCGGAGCGTCCGGGTGCTCTCGGCGACCGCAGACCGCCTATGCACTTCCTGA
- a CDS encoding argininosuccinate synthase has translation MSGKAALAFSGGLDTTVCVPLLEEEYGYDEVIGVTVDVGQPESEFDEAEETAEALGLEHFVVDAKDEFASLCMDAVQANADYQGYPLGTALARPVIAKAILEVAEEEGCAAVAHGCTGKGNDQLRFEAVWRSSDLEVVAPVRELGLTREWEVDYAAEKNLPVEGGNAGVWSIDSNLWSRSIEGGQLEDPGYVPPTDIYEWTDDPGEDTELVEIEFEAGVPVAVNGEELPQVQLIQYLNDLAGSYGVGRTDMMEDRMLGLKVRENYEHPAATTLLNAHEALEGLVLTKEERDFKQEVDAQWSQKAYEGLVDAPLVDALDGFISTTQERVTGTVTVKFEGGQARPVARDSEYAVYSESAASFNTETVDGIKQEDATGVAKYHGFQSRLANKSKPTLTTDGGDDE, from the coding sequence ATGTCAGGAAAAGCGGCGCTCGCCTTCTCGGGCGGGCTCGATACGACGGTCTGTGTACCGCTGCTAGAAGAAGAGTACGGCTACGACGAGGTGATCGGCGTCACAGTTGACGTCGGGCAACCCGAATCGGAGTTCGACGAGGCCGAGGAGACGGCGGAGGCGCTCGGGCTGGAGCACTTCGTCGTGGACGCGAAGGACGAGTTCGCGTCGCTCTGCATGGACGCCGTGCAGGCGAACGCGGACTACCAGGGCTACCCGCTCGGCACGGCGCTGGCGCGTCCGGTCATCGCGAAAGCCATCCTCGAAGTCGCGGAAGAAGAGGGCTGTGCGGCGGTCGCGCACGGCTGCACCGGGAAGGGGAACGACCAGTTGCGCTTCGAGGCGGTGTGGCGGAGCTCCGACCTCGAAGTCGTCGCGCCGGTGCGCGAACTCGGACTCACTCGCGAGTGGGAGGTCGACTACGCGGCGGAGAAGAACCTGCCCGTCGAGGGCGGGAACGCGGGCGTGTGGAGTATCGACTCGAACCTCTGGAGCCGCAGCATCGAGGGCGGACAGCTCGAAGACCCCGGGTACGTTCCGCCGACGGACATCTACGAGTGGACGGACGACCCCGGCGAGGACACCGAGCTGGTCGAGATCGAGTTCGAGGCGGGCGTGCCGGTCGCGGTGAACGGCGAGGAACTCCCGCAGGTGCAACTCATCCAGTACCTGAACGACCTCGCGGGAAGCTACGGGGTCGGTCGCACGGACATGATGGAAGACCGCATGCTCGGGCTGAAGGTCAGGGAGAACTACGAGCATCCGGCGGCGACGACGCTCCTGAACGCGCACGAGGCGCTCGAAGGCCTGGTGTTGACGAAGGAGGAGCGCGACTTCAAGCAGGAAGTGGACGCGCAGTGGTCGCAGAAGGCCTACGAGGGCCTCGTTGACGCGCCGCTCGTTGACGCGCTCGACGGGTTCATCTCGACGACGCAGGAGCGCGTCACGGGAACGGTGACGGTCAAGTTCGAGGGCGGGCAGGCGCGGCCGGTCGCCCGCGACAGCGAGTACGCGGTGTACTCGGAGTCCGCGGCGTCGTTCAACACCGAGACGGTCGACGGGATCAAGCAGGAGGACGCGACGGGCGTGGCGAAGTACCACGGGTTCCAGTCGCGTCTCGCGAACAAGTCGAAGCCGACGCTCACGACGGACGGGGGCGACGACGAATGA
- a CDS encoding 2'-5' RNA ligase family protein yields MYSVNVPVPDAVHGVVDDLRPLLTPFDRVRERRTRSLVAKRLPADDRREYRENERRARDALRGAPSFECRISGVGVFENPPSGTSPVVYLAVESPGLHEVHRSLCDAFDPVPGMEGDDYTPHVTLARDLSGFRAQSALDDVLGVDLDSVTWTVEELEFRDATHNERISTLALPA; encoded by the coding sequence GTGTACAGCGTGAACGTCCCCGTCCCCGACGCGGTTCACGGCGTCGTGGACGACCTCCGGCCGCTCCTCACGCCGTTCGACCGCGTTCGCGAGCGCCGCACGCGCTCGCTCGTCGCGAAACGCCTCCCCGCCGACGACCGCCGCGAGTACCGGGAGAACGAGCGCCGCGCCCGCGACGCCCTCCGCGGCGCGCCGAGCTTCGAGTGTCGAATCAGCGGTGTCGGCGTCTTCGAGAATCCGCCGAGCGGCACCAGCCCCGTCGTCTACCTCGCGGTCGAGAGCCCCGGCCTCCACGAGGTTCACCGATCACTCTGCGACGCGTTCGACCCCGTGCCGGGGATGGAGGGCGACGACTACACGCCGCACGTCACGCTCGCCCGCGACCTCTCCGGCTTCCGCGCGCAGTCCGCGCTCGACGACGTGCTCGGAGTCGACCTCGACTCCGTGACGTGGACTGTAGAAGAACTCGAATTCCGGGACGCCACCCACAACGAACGCATCAGCACCCTCGCGCTCCCCGCCTAG
- a CDS encoding aspartate aminotransferase family protein, translating to MPEASFVFGEKPIRIESGDGVKLYDDDGNAYLDFGASYACTPLGHSHPAVVDAVQEQVAELTFVQGSYPVDARDGLYERLGRLGPGDCSNVWLCNSGTEANEAALKFARHATGRSEVVAATRAFHGRTMGSLAATWKDEYKEGFGPLPEGFTHVPYGDAEALAEAVTEDTAAVILEPIQGEGGINPAPDGYLQAARDATDAAGAALVFDEIQTGLGRTGTLWACEDAGVSPDILTTAKGLGNGLPVAATLCADWIAEDAGSHGSTFSGGPVVCAAANATLDAIVEQELPAHAASLGETFKRRLGEIDDLRDVRGEGLLVGVEVKRGANRALKRLALNHGVLALPTGRTVVRFLPPLVATEEDCVAVADALESVVG from the coding sequence ATGCCTGAGGCGTCGTTCGTCTTCGGCGAGAAACCCATCCGCATCGAGTCCGGCGACGGCGTCAAGCTCTACGACGACGACGGGAACGCGTACCTCGACTTCGGCGCGAGCTACGCGTGCACGCCGCTGGGGCACAGCCATCCCGCCGTCGTGGACGCCGTCCAGGAGCAGGTCGCGGAGTTGACGTTCGTCCAGGGGTCGTATCCCGTGGACGCCCGCGACGGCCTCTACGAGCGCCTCGGACGCCTCGGGCCGGGCGACTGCTCGAACGTCTGGCTCTGCAACTCCGGCACGGAGGCGAACGAGGCCGCGTTGAAGTTCGCGCGGCACGCCACCGGAAGATCGGAGGTCGTCGCGGCGACCCGGGCGTTCCACGGGCGGACGATGGGGTCGCTCGCGGCGACGTGGAAGGACGAGTACAAGGAGGGGTTCGGCCCGCTCCCCGAGGGGTTCACGCACGTCCCCTACGGCGACGCCGAGGCGCTCGCCGAAGCGGTCACGGAGGACACCGCGGCGGTCATCCTCGAACCGATACAGGGCGAGGGCGGCATCAACCCCGCGCCCGACGGCTACCTGCAGGCCGCGCGCGACGCGACCGACGCGGCGGGCGCGGCGCTCGTGTTCGACGAAATCCAGACCGGCCTCGGCCGGACGGGCACGCTGTGGGCGTGCGAGGACGCGGGCGTCAGCCCCGATATCCTCACCACCGCGAAAGGCCTGGGGAACGGCCTGCCCGTCGCCGCCACGCTCTGCGCTGACTGGATCGCGGAGGACGCCGGCTCGCACGGCTCGACGTTCTCCGGCGGCCCCGTCGTCTGCGCCGCCGCGAACGCCACCCTCGACGCGATTGTCGAGCAGGAGTTGCCCGCGCACGCCGCCAGCCTGGGCGAGACGTTCAAGCGCCGCCTGGGAGAAATCGACGACCTCCGGGACGTGCGGGGCGAGGGCCTGCTCGTCGGCGTCGAGGTGAAACGGGGGGCGAACCGCGCGCTCAAGCGCCTCGCGCTGAACCACGGCGTGCTCGCGCTCCCGACCGGCCGCACCGTCGTGCGGTTCCTCCCGCCGCTCGTCGCGACCGAGGAGGACTGCGTGGCGGTCGCGGACGCGCTCGAATCGGTGGTCGGATGA
- the lysX gene encoding lysine biosynthesis protein LysX, whose amino-acid sequence MQIGILYSRIRKDEKLLLSELRERGHDVEKLDVRKLEFGVGDPPEGVADLDIVLDRCLATSRSRYATQFVDSYGVPVVNAPDTADLCADKAKTSVALDAAGVPTPETTVAFDTDSALSAIESYGYPCVVKPVIGSWGRLMAKLESRSAAEAVLEHKATLGHYEHKVFYVQEFVEKPGRDIRVVALDGEPVAAMTRSADHWLTNAAKGAETAEFEITPEIESLVEKASDAVGGGLLGVDLMETNAARSAAEQASGEEPRDPSYTVHEVNHTVEFKALNDCVDADVPAAVVDWLEAKAETGVST is encoded by the coding sequence GTGCAAATCGGCATCCTCTACTCGCGGATACGGAAGGACGAGAAACTCCTCCTCTCCGAACTCCGCGAGCGCGGCCACGACGTCGAGAAGCTCGACGTGCGGAAACTCGAATTCGGGGTCGGCGACCCGCCGGAGGGCGTCGCCGACCTCGACATCGTGCTCGACCGGTGTCTCGCCACCAGCCGCAGCCGGTACGCCACCCAGTTCGTCGACAGCTACGGCGTCCCGGTCGTGAACGCGCCAGACACCGCCGACCTCTGCGCGGACAAGGCGAAGACGAGCGTCGCGCTCGACGCCGCGGGCGTCCCCACGCCCGAGACGACGGTGGCGTTCGACACGGACAGCGCGCTCTCCGCCATCGAATCCTACGGGTATCCCTGCGTCGTCAAGCCCGTTATCGGGTCGTGGGGCCGCCTGATGGCGAAACTCGAATCGCGGAGCGCCGCGGAGGCCGTGCTCGAACACAAGGCCACGCTCGGCCACTACGAGCACAAGGTGTTCTACGTCCAGGAGTTCGTGGAGAAACCCGGCCGCGACATCCGCGTCGTCGCGCTCGACGGCGAACCCGTCGCCGCGATGACGCGCTCCGCCGACCACTGGCTCACGAACGCCGCGAAGGGCGCGGAGACCGCGGAGTTCGAGATCACGCCCGAAATCGAGTCACTCGTCGAGAAAGCGAGCGACGCCGTCGGCGGCGGACTTCTGGGTGTCGACCTGATGGAGACCAACGCGGCGCGGAGCGCCGCGGAACAGGCGAGCGGCGAGGAGCCGCGAGACCCCTCGTACACGGTGCACGAAGTGAACCACACGGTCGAGTTCAAGGCGCTGAACGACTGCGTGGACGCGGACGTGCCCGCGGCCGTGGTGGACTGGCTCGAAGCGAAGGCCGAGACGGGGGTGTCGACATGA
- a CDS encoding acetylglutamate/acetylaminoadipate kinase produces MTLVVKIGGARAVNPEGALTDIAHLVLNGEDVVVVHGGSTAVDDLLSRLDIEPDYVESPSGMTGRFTDAETMDAFTMAMAGVNTDLVAALQEAGVPAVGLSGVDGGLLTGPRKSAVKVVEDGTKKIRRGDHSGKITDVNTGLLETVLDEYVPVVSLPMLAEDGVAVNADADRAAAAVAGALDADLVVLTDVAGVYADPDDPDTLVESVETPDDLDAVEEYAEGFMSKKVLAATEALDGGAESVTIADANANDPIVSALSGHGTRFTRGALGGESDA; encoded by the coding sequence GTGACGTTGGTCGTGAAAATCGGCGGCGCGCGCGCGGTGAACCCCGAGGGCGCGCTGACGGACATCGCGCACCTCGTGTTGAACGGCGAGGACGTGGTGGTCGTCCACGGCGGGTCGACCGCGGTGGACGACCTGCTCTCCCGCCTCGACATCGAACCCGACTACGTGGAGTCCCCGTCCGGGATGACCGGGCGGTTCACGGACGCGGAGACGATGGACGCGTTCACGATGGCGATGGCCGGCGTGAACACCGACCTCGTCGCCGCGCTCCAGGAGGCGGGCGTGCCCGCAGTCGGCCTCTCCGGCGTCGACGGCGGACTCCTCACCGGCCCGCGGAAGTCCGCCGTGAAGGTCGTGGAGGATGGAACGAAGAAGATTCGCCGCGGCGACCACTCCGGGAAGATCACGGACGTGAACACGGGCCTCCTCGAAACCGTGCTCGACGAGTACGTGCCCGTGGTGTCGCTCCCGATGCTCGCCGAAGACGGGGTCGCGGTGAACGCGGACGCCGACCGGGCGGCCGCGGCGGTCGCCGGCGCGCTCGACGCCGACCTCGTCGTGTTGACGGACGTGGCGGGCGTGTACGCCGATCCCGACGACCCGGACACGCTCGTCGAGAGTGTGGAGACGCCCGACGACCTCGACGCGGTCGAGGAGTACGCGGAGGGGTTCATGTCGAAGAAGGTGCTCGCCGCGACGGAAGCGCTCGACGGCGGCGCGGAGTCGGTGACTATCGCGGACGCGAACGCGAACGACCCAATCGTCTCCGCGCTCTCCGGCCACGGCACGCGCTTCACGCGGGGCGCGCTCGGAGGTGAGAGCGATGCCTGA
- the argH gene encoding argininosuccinate lyase, with protein MNGGEDSPAVRRERFSGGPAREFLSSMDADSRIFGADLAVDRAHVAMLAEQDVIEASAAASILDALDDVESAGFDALPDGEDVHEAIETAVIDRVGPVGGKMHTARSRNDEVATCIRYRFRDDLLDAAETTIAFREALVEAAAEHAETVMPGYTHLQPAQPVTVAHFLLSYESAVARDTERLLDAYARTNRSPLGAAAFGGTPFDIDRERTAGLLGFDSVIENSMDASSTRDFLVEGVSALAALATTVSGLAEDLVVFSNKGLVSLSDDYSSTSSIMPQKKNPDTLELVRATAGDAAGALQGLLTTLKGLPRAYNRDLQSATGYGWTAVDEVTEAVAVAAGAVATAEWPADALADAAGEGFSTATGVADTLAMAGLPFRTAHEIVAEAGTGDIAALDDAALDVTGESLADLADVEAVEAALDPAASVAMRDSFGGPAPDAVAGALDRAADGVDADVDAVDERRDALADAADDLAAEVASYE; from the coding sequence ATGAACGGCGGAGAGGACTCGCCGGCGGTTCGCCGGGAGCGCTTCAGCGGCGGCCCCGCCCGCGAGTTCCTCTCCTCGATGGACGCCGACAGCAGGATTTTCGGGGCGGACCTCGCGGTCGACCGCGCGCACGTCGCGATGCTCGCCGAACAGGACGTTATCGAGGCGTCGGCGGCGGCGTCGATTCTGGACGCGCTCGACGACGTGGAGTCGGCGGGCTTCGACGCGCTCCCCGACGGCGAAGACGTGCACGAGGCCATCGAGACCGCCGTCATCGACCGCGTCGGCCCCGTCGGCGGGAAGATGCACACGGCGCGCTCGCGCAACGACGAGGTCGCGACCTGCATCCGGTATCGGTTCCGCGACGACCTGCTGGACGCCGCGGAGACGACTATCGCGTTCCGGGAGGCGCTCGTAGAGGCGGCCGCGGAGCACGCTGAGACGGTGATGCCGGGGTACACGCACCTCCAGCCGGCCCAGCCGGTGACGGTCGCGCACTTCCTGCTCTCCTACGAGTCCGCGGTCGCGCGGGACACCGAACGCCTCCTCGACGCCTACGCGCGGACGAACCGGAGTCCGCTGGGCGCGGCCGCGTTCGGCGGGACGCCGTTCGATATCGACCGAGAGCGCACCGCCGGCCTGCTCGGGTTCGACTCGGTCATCGAGAACAGTATGGACGCGTCCTCGACGCGGGACTTCCTCGTCGAGGGCGTGTCGGCGCTCGCGGCGCTCGCAACCACGGTCTCGGGGCTCGCGGAAGACCTGGTGGTGTTCTCGAACAAGGGCCTCGTCTCGCTCTCGGACGACTACTCCTCGACGTCCTCGATCATGCCGCAGAAGAAGAACCCGGACACGCTCGAGCTCGTCCGCGCGACCGCGGGCGACGCGGCGGGCGCGCTCCAGGGCCTCCTCACCACGTTGAAGGGGCTGCCGCGGGCGTACAACCGTGACCTGCAGTCCGCGACGGGGTACGGCTGGACGGCCGTGGACGAGGTGACGGAGGCCGTCGCGGTCGCGGCGGGCGCGGTCGCCACGGCGGAGTGGCCGGCGGACGCGCTCGCGGACGCCGCCGGTGAGGGGTTCTCGACGGCGACGGGCGTGGCGGACACGCTCGCGATGGCGGGGCTTCCGTTCCGCACCGCGCACGAGATCGTCGCGGAAGCGGGAACGGGCGACATCGCGGCGCTGGACGACGCGGCGCTCGACGTGACCGGGGAGTCGCTCGCGGATCTCGCGGACGTCGAGGCCGTGGAGGCGGCGCTCGATCCGGCGGCGAGCGTGGCGATGCGGGACTCATTCGGCGGCCCCGCCCCGGACGCGGTGGCGGGCGCGCTCGACCGCGCGGCCGACGGGGTCGACGCGGACGTGGACGCGGTGGATGAGCGCCGGGACGCGCTCGCGGACGCCGCGGACGACCTCGCGGCGGAGGTGGCGTCGTATGAGTAG
- the lysW gene encoding lysine biosynthesis protein LysW, whose product MTDCVECGAEVSLHEDLEVGEIVDCATCGQELEVVDTEPPVLERAPELDEDWGE is encoded by the coding sequence ATGACAGACTGTGTCGAGTGCGGGGCGGAAGTCTCCCTGCACGAGGACCTCGAAGTCGGAGAGATCGTCGACTGTGCCACCTGCGGTCAGGAGCTCGAAGTCGTCGACACCGAACCTCCCGTCCTCGAGCGGGCGCCCGAGCTCGACGAGGACTGGGGGGAGTAA